CATGCTCTCACACTGTCGTCATAAACAAAACCCAATTCAAACTTCGAAGTTCAAAAGCAGAGTTGATCAAAACCGATGTTTAAACTGTGTTACCTGGAAGGAAATATGATTATCTTTGGGATTTATTTCGGTTTTCTTCGGCATGTTATCAGGGTGTTCGGATTGCAATAAATGAATCCCAATTCCGTAGTTAAACAGCCTGCAAATAATCAAATTAAGGATAATTCATAAGGTGGCGGATAAAGATCAATAACAATCAGAGAATCCAGATTTTTCAGTTCGACGATTCTGAATTTCAGCTTTTGTTTGAAATTAGGGTTACAGGGTGAAGATGAAATTACCATGCACCATCGAAATCAAACGATCCAGGCCTTCTGATCGGGATAAATCCGAGAACGTTAGTATAGAAGTTGATGGATTCTTCAATGGAGCGGCATACGAGCGAGATGTGATTCAACGACTTGAGGTGCAGAGGGTTTCCAGCAGTTTCCTTCATTTTCCGACAAAATTTTGGAGCGAATGCAATTGAGTAATCGACGAAACTCAAATTCAACTGAAGAGCAACTTGGAAAGATGAcgatgaaaatcagagtattcgaAAGGATAATTTTTGAGGGCAATATGTAtatcaagaaaaaaaatgaaagaattcTTCGACTGATTGATTCAGAAAGGATGAGAATACCGCATTGAACAAGAACGGAGGTGAGGTTTCTTATAGGAGAAAGTTTTCTAAGCTTTTGGTACTTCTTTTCCACGTGTCATGATTAT
The genomic region above belongs to Lactuca sativa cultivar Salinas chromosome 4, Lsat_Salinas_v11, whole genome shotgun sequence and contains:
- the LOC111908886 gene encoding glyoxylase I 4, yielding MKETAGNPLHLKSLNHISLVCRSIEESINFYTNVLGFIPIRRPGSFDFDGAWLFNYGIGIHLLQSEHPDNMPKKTEINPKDNHISFQCESMGAVEKKLKEMEIVYKRQRVEEGGIYVDQLFFHDPDGFMVEICNCDNLPVISLAGEMIRSCSRINLDIISQQQSPNICSAVTQ